A single Scleropages formosus chromosome 4, fSclFor1.1, whole genome shotgun sequence DNA region contains:
- the LOC108932803 gene encoding acylphosphatase-2-like, whose protein sequence is MSQEPTEGAKLRSVDFEIFGHVQGVCFRMYSEAEGQRLGLSGWVKNTRRGTVVGQVQGPPHLVNEMKVWLSEEGSPGSRISRAVFSNERDIANLETTGFTTRY, encoded by the exons ATGTCGCAGGAGCCGACCGAAGGTGCGAAACTGCGCTCTGTGGACTTCGAGATCTTCGGCCACGTGCAGG GTGTCTGCTTCAGAATG TACTCAGAAGCGGAAGGGCAAAGGCTTGGGCTCTCTGGTTGGGTGAAGAACACCAGGAGGGGCACTGTGGTGGGGCAAGTCCAGGGTCCTCCCCACCTGGTTAACGAAAT GAAGGTGTGGTTGAGCGAGGAGGGGAGCCCGGGGTCACGGATCAGTCGTGCCGTGTTCTCCAACGAGCGCGATATCGCCAACCTGGAGACGACGGGCTTTACCACGAGGTATTAG